Proteins from a genomic interval of Uloborus diversus isolate 005 chromosome 4, Udiv.v.3.1, whole genome shotgun sequence:
- the LOC129219817 gene encoding RNA polymerase II subunit A C-terminal domain phosphatase-like, protein MASDFKMYSYDGEKSFTLKKWKIRKGALVLYNSVILSCKYGDSKEEDVKDPLLRYKSNIAGTVLELVAKEGDLIQPGTTLIKVQPCSHPVTMKDLCAECGTDLRHLDKDNFDKLAAATTFSMVHIVPELKVCLEQAEKLGQDDEDRLLKNEKLVLLVDLDQTLIHTTNDFVDEGLPDMHHFKLYGPNSPAYHTKLRPGARKFLEKMSELFELHICTFGARLYAHKIAEILDADSKLFSHRILSRDECFDATSKTGNLKALFPRGDSMVCIIDDREDVWNYAPNVIHVKPFNYFRNTGDINAPPPVSFVSHGRENVKKTVENSKAPSMPEKITSENVQENGSVVQSTVSDFKSHPCLENPNQTNELNLENKAGDVSPNEVKNSVPLPENANKPVNSVTSNEHGNQDKSQSSEKDEEVKTEDIKSDENCDVKYDQFGYCYRRKYDEHGNKTELFEHDPFADPNADDYLLYLEDILRNVHKAYYDHYKEMKLNNKSGIPDLKVIVPKVRKNVLKGVNLVFSSIIPTNCTLETNKYWTLAESLGARVFRELVVDSSENRTTHVVASKFGTAKVNSARRHRGIHIVTLDWLLCCSERWEHTDERLFTLTKESNSDKANEGYPEHSFYDPSGKAYKGVSNKQPSLKRKSRKNHSKSEEEMFSERIFVEAGLSFSQEEIEDMDREVEEACSEESEGESEKQESSNTSSDESLSSGDYPKGWKRPRTECVDLEQNDGAEESSDADTIGSVDEEIVDAVKQEFGSC, encoded by the exons AACAACCCTAATAAAAGTGCAGCCATGTAGTCATCCTGTTACCATGAAAGATTTATGTGCAGAATGTGGAACAGATCTCAGACA CCTGGATAAAGACAATTTTGATAAACTTGCTGCTGCGACAACATTCAGTATGGTTCACATTGTTCCTGAATTAAAAGTGTGTTTAGAG CAAGCAGAAAAGCTGGGTCAAGATGATGAAGACAGATTATTGAAGAATGAAAAACTTGTTCTCCTGGTGGATTTAGATCAGACATTAATCCATACTACAAATGATTTTGTTGATGAAGGATTACCT gATATGCATCATTTCAAGTTGTATGGTCCTAATTCTCCTGCTTATCATACAAAATTACGACCCGGTGCTAGGAAATTTCTAGAGAAAATGTCAGAACTGTTTGAACTCCACATATGTACTTTTGGAGCTAGACTGTATGCTCACAAGATTGCAGAAATTTTGGATGCAGATTCAAAGCTCTTCTCACATCGTATTTTATCCAGAGATGAGTGCTTTGATGCTACTTCCAAAACAGGAAATTTAAA GGCCCTTTTCCCTCGTGGAGATTCCATGGTTTGCATTATTGATGACAGAGAGGATGTCTGGAATTATGCACCAAATGTTATCCATGTCAAACCTTTCAACTATTTCCGAAATACTGGTGATATAAATGCTCCTCCACCTGTGTCTTTTGTTTCACATGGAagagaaaatgttaaaaagaCTGTAGAAAATTCAAAGGCTCCCTCAATGCCTGAAAAAATTACCAGTGAAAATGTGCAAGAAAATGGTTCTGTTGTACAATCCACTGTGTCTGACTTCAAATCACATCCATGCTTAGAAAATCCAAATCAAACAAATGAACTCAATCTTGAAAACAAAGCTGGTGATGTGTCTCCAAATGAGGTAAAAAATAGTGTTCCTCTTCCTGAAAATGCAAACAAACCTGTAAATAGTGTAACGTCTAATGAACATGGAAATCAGGACAAGAGTCAAAGCTCTGAAAAAGATGAAGAAGTTAAAACTGAAGATATTAAAAGTGATGAAAATTGTGATGTAAAGTATGATCAGTTCGGTTACTGTTATCGAAGAAAATACGATGAGCACGGGAATAAAACAGAACTTTTTGAGCATGATCCTTTTGCTGATCCCAATGCAGATGATTATCTGTTATATTTAGAAGACATATTGAGAAATGTTCATAAAGCATACTATGATCACtacaaagaaatgaagctgaaTAATAAAAGCGGAATTCCAGATCTAAAAGTGATTGTTCCAAAAGTgcgtaaaaatgttttgaaaggagttaatttagtttttagcaGCATCATACCTACTAATTGTACATTGGAAACAAACAAATATTGGACACTTGCAGAATCATTAGGTGCACGTGTATTTAGAGAACTTGTTGTTGATTCTTCTGAAAATAGGACGACACATGTTGTAGCCTCCAagtttggaacagcaaaagtaaaCTCCGCTCGAAGGCATCGTGGCATTCACATAGTCACCCTGGATTGGCTGCTGTGTTGTTCAGAAAGATGGGAACATACAGATGAACGCCTTTTCACGCTGACCAAAGAATCCAACAGTGATAAAGCAAATGAGGGCTATCCTGAGCACTCTTTTTATGATCCTAGTGGAAAAGCTTACAAAGGGGTATCAAATAAACAGCCCTCTTTAAAGAGAAAGTCTCGTAAGAATCATTCTAAATCAGAGGAAGAAATGTTCTCAGAGAGAATATTTGTTGAAGCAGGTCTCTCATTTTCTCAAGAAGAAATTGAAGATATGGATCGTGAAGTTGAAGAGGCATGCAGTGAAGAATCTGAAGGAGAAAGTGAGAAACAGGAATCTTCGAACACTTCTAGTGACGAATCTCTTTCGTCTGGAGATTACCCAAAGGGCTGGAAGAGGCCAAGAACTGAGTGTGTTGATTTGGAGCAAAATGATGGTGCAGAAGAAAGTAGTGATGCTGACACAATCGGTTCTGTTGATGAAGAAATAGTAGATGCAGTTAAACAAGAGTTTGGAAGCTGTTAA